CGCTGTGCTACCTGGCCGAGGATGTAGAAGAGGCGGCGCCGGAAAAAGTGATCTGGAAATCGGTAATGGCGAGGTTGTGAAAAGGGAAGGATGAAGGATGATGGATGAAAGGGAAGGAGCGAAATTTCCTTTTTTCCCGAATCATCGAAAATGAAATTTTCGTGTATGTCATTAAATAAGGTTGTGATCGTATATATAGATGCCGAAACAAGTTCGGCATGACACGTGTCATCCTGATCTCGTTTCAGGATCTAAATGTGCAATCATAGCGCAATATTTTCAAAAATACTTACCAGATGACATACGCGGATTAAATCTTGTAAAATCTTGTTAATCCTGTAAAAAAGAAAAGATGATAAAATTAGATTAGCTGGTTGACAATCCAGAGAGGTATCATCATGCAGAAATGGAGAATGTATATTATCGCAGCGCTTATCCTCTCACTCCCGTGCAGCGCCTTTGCCGGGTGGAATATCACCGAAAAGCAGCGCCGGGAAGTCAATGACCGGATGGACCGGATGAAGCTCCGGCAGAAAACCGAGTTTGTAACCGACCGGTCGCCTCAAATGCTGGTTGAGCCGAAGGAAGAGCAGGTGGTGAAGGATTTTACCGTGGCCAGGATTCCCCCCGAAGTGAGCATGATGATCATCCCGGACATGGTTCCTGAGTATTTTCCCGAGGAAGCGGCGGAGGCGGCCTGGGCGAACTGGGCCAAAGTCACCAGGAGCGAAGACAACCGCTTTTTCTTCTCGGTCGACGACCACCGCGGGATGGGATGCCAGATCAACATCTATGAATACAGCCCCGCCCGTTCAACGGTTGACAAGGTAGTGGATGTCACCAGGCTTCTCGGCTGGACGGAAAAGTCTTACACCGACGGCAAGATTCACGGCCATATGGGGCTCATGCCCGACGGCACCCTCTGGGCGTCAACTCATTATGGTGTGTATCCCGATTCTTCCTGGTTCGCCAACGGTTTCAGGGGGAGCTGGCTCCTGAGCTATAACATCAATACCCACGAAGCGAAAAACTGGGGCGTTCCCCTGGTCGGCACCAATCTTCCCGAGTCCTGCCTTGACCCGAAGCGGGGCAAATATGTCGCCACCGGATCTTTTGCCACCTTCCTCTGCTGGGATACCATCAATAAGCGGGTCGCCTATGCCGGATGTCCGTCCAAAGGCTGGATCTGGTGGGAACGGGCAATGCTGCTTGATGAGAATACGGGAAAATTCTGGTCAAGCGATATGAGCGACAAGGAGTTCCGTTTCCTCTCCTTCGATCCGGAATTCAACAAGTTCGAGCGGTACGAGCTTTCAGCGCCGGAAAATTCTTATTCTCACACCAAAGGACAGCTCCGCAGCTATACGGAAAAACGTGCGCTGGACGGCGCCTTCTACTGTATTTCCCAGGACGGCGCCCTTTTCCGTTTTCGTCCGGAAAAACCTGCGGTCGAGCCTGTCGGGGTCAATTGGGACAAGGGAAGGTATACCTCCACAACGGCTATCGATCCCACCGGACGGTATTTCTATTACCTGCCCGGTGGTGCAAAAATGCAGAATGACAACGAGTATGGCCCCATTGTTCAGTTCGATGTCAAGACCGGAAAGAAAAAGGTCATTGCCTGGCTTGACGATTATTACTATGAAAAATACGGCTACTGGGTCGGCGGAACCTACGGAATGGAAATTTCGAAGGACGGCTCTTTTCTGGTGATTGTCATGAACGGCGCTTTTGTCAACCGCGATAATGAAAAATGGTCGCCTTACGGGGATCCCTCCATTTTCGTGGTGCGCATACCCAAAGAGGAGAGACCGGTAGAATAAGATTGACATCAGTGTTATTGAATAGGTATTTTTATATAAGGAGAACCTTATGTTAATCGAAAAACTGAAAATCCGATCATTTAAATCTATCGTTGACTTGGATATTTCCCTTGGAAATGTCAATGTATTTATTGGCGCCAACGGAAGCGGAAAAAGCAATATCCTTGAAGCCTTGGGTGTTTTATCTGCTGCTGCTTACGGAAGAGTTGACGATGAATCATTATTGCGCCGGGGGGTACGTCCGGGTGTTCCGCGGCTTTACAAGAGCGCTTTCCCTACTATTAGAATCCCGCCTCATATCTATTTTGCTGCAGAAGCCGAAAATGCCTCGTATGCAGTTTCCCTCCTCAATTCTTTAGATAAGCCTAGACCCGCATGGCAATTCAAAACCGAAGAACTTATTGGAGATAGTATAACTTTGGTAAGTCGCGGGGTTCGTGGAAAAACCGATACTGCCAGGAATAAGGAGCAGGGATTAGCGGCGTTGAAGGTTGTTGAACTTGACCCAAAAAGTCCGGCAGCTGAACTGATGCAAACACTTCAGGATTATGCCATTTATACTCCTAACACTCCAACTCTCCGTGGAATGATTTCGGATCAGCAGTCGCGGGATCCTGTTGGCCTTTCCGGGGGAAGGTTAGCTGAAGCAGTAAGAGATTTAAAAAGTTGGAGGGCGGCAAAAGTTGATTTTATTGATGATGCATTGGATGAAATGACCGGCCTAATAGATTGGATGAGCGATTTCGATACCAGTACATCGGCTGAGCCATTATTATCTTCTTCGATCGCACGAGGCAAACTTATCATTCGTTTTAAAGATCGCTATATGCGGGAGGGACGGAACACACTGACACCTTACGATGCCAGTGAAGGTGTGCTTTACATTCTTTTTAGTGCTGTCCTTGCCATCTATCCTTTTGCTCCTCAATGCCTTGCCATAGACAATTTGGACCAATCTCTAAATCCAAGATTATCGCAAAAACTGGTCAAAGCGCTATGCAAATGGGTGATAGATAACCCATATCCCAGACAATTTCTATTTACCGCCCATAATCCCGCACTCCTCGACGGATTACCTTTAAATGATGACAGGATAAGGCTATTCGCAGTTGATCGAAATGATGCGGGTCATACAGAAGTAAGACGTATTGAAATCACCGATGAATTGAAAAAACTCAACGAGAAATGGCCGTTGTCTCGTCTTTGGGTGATGGGGCATCTTGGGGGAGTACCGAATGTCTGATCTCCGTATCGGTTTGATAGCAGAAGGCGAAACTGATTTCATCATCATCCAAGCGGCATTAAAAAGTGTTTTAGGACGTCGTTTTATTATACAGCTCCTGCAACCGGAATCAATTGGAAATTTAGGAGGTTTCAGTGAAACGGGAGGCGGATGGGGAGGAGTGTATCGCAAATGTAGAGAGTTTGTTTCCATGGAATTTGAAATCTCGAAAAACCCATCACTATCTGGATTTAATTTGATTTTGATTCATATCGACGCAGATGTAGCAGGTGAGAGTTATCCAAATGCAGGAATCGAAGATCAACCCAATCAAGATCTACCTTGCGAGAAGCCCTGTCCACCCGCAGAGGACACAGTTCAAGCCTTGCGAAGTGTTGTTATGGGATGGTTAAATCTCGTTCCTGTAGCGATTCCAAAACATTGGGCTTTATGCATCCCATCGAAAAGTATTGAAACTTGGCTGATAGTTGCTCTATATGGTCAAAATGAACCTTTATTTATGCAAAACATCGAATGTAATAAGAGGTTAGAGGAATGGCTTACTCAAAGACCAGTTCATGAAAGATTGGTTAGAATGAAGGATGGTAAGGCAAAAAAAATAAAAAGCCGATATTTGAAAGCTGTTCCAGTTGTAACCGAACGTTGGTCTGAAGTAGAGCAGCGTTGTACTCAAGCAGTGCGTTTCAGAATTGAAGTATTGAAAGCTGTTAATACAACTTTATAGTATATTTAATTATGGAACTTATTCACTGTTAGAGAAGTATAACATAACAGTTGTATCGACAATCATCCTGGCAAGACAGTACTTTTTTAATTCTATCTCGATATTTTCCTGTAAAAATCCTCCTGACTTGGTAAAAAATTCGATAATTAATATAAAATTGCGTTTTTTCCTTGACAACGTGATAAAACTTCTCTATACTTGGCACTCAAACAAATTTATTCCCCTGCCGAATCTCTTTCAGGGCTTATCACGTATTTACGCTTCCACTTTCTATACATCCCAAGTTATTCGTCGGAATAATGCTATCTTGCAATCCGCGGAACTGGTCATATACATCGAAAATCAATCTCACAACATCCATAAGCTCTTCTTCATGTAAAGCGCAGGCGTTTTTGTTCTGTGCTTTCCTTGAGTAAACCCAAAAAGGAATCCTTGAAAATGGACATTGTCGAATTAAAAAAAATGACAATCTCCGCGCTTGCTGCTTATGCAAAGAGTCTCAACATCGAGAGCATCACCGGTCTGAAGAAAGCGGATATTATCTTCAAAATCATCGAAGCACAGACTCAACAGAATGGTCTCATTTTTGCCGATGGCGTCCTGGAAGTTCTCGATGACGGATACGGTTTTTTACGGTCGCCGTCTTATAACTACATGCCGGGACCTGACGATATCTATGTTTCCCATTCGCAGATCAAACGCTTCGATCTGAAAACCGGAGACACCGTTTCAGGGCAGATCCGCCCTCCGAAAGATACCGAGCGCTATTTTGCGCTTCTTAAAATAGAGGCCATCAATTACGGCTCCCCGGAACTGGCGAAAGATAGAATATTCTTCGATAATCTGACCCCTATTCATCCCGACCGCAAGTTTAATCTCGAAACAACCCCTACCGAGGTGAACATGCGGATCATGAACCTTCTCTGTCCGATTGGGTTCGGCCAGCGGGGACTGATCGTGGCGCCTCCGTTTACCGGAAAAACCATGCTCATCCAGAAGATCGCAAACGCCCTCACCACCAATCACCCCTCGATTAAACTTATTGTCCTTCTCATAGATGAGCGTCCCGAAGAAGTCACAGAAATGGAGCGGGCGGTTCGCGGAGAAGTTATCGCCTCCACCTTCGACGAGCCGCAGCAGCGTCATGTCCAGGTGGCGGACATGGTTATCGAGAAAGCAAAACGCCTGGTCGAGCACGGCAACGACGTGGTGATTCTCCTCGACTCCATCACACGGCTCGCACGCGCTCATAACAATGTCATTCCACATTCCGGCAAGATTCTTTCCGGCGGTATGGACTCCAATGCCCTGACCTGGCCGAAGAAGTTTTTCGGCGCCGCCCGTAACATCGAGTTCGGAGGCAGCCTGACCATCATCGCCACCACCCTGATCGAAACCGGTTCGCGGATGGACGAGGTTATTTACGAGGAATTCAAAGGCCGTGGGAACATGGAGATGGTGCTGGACCGCAAACTTTCCAACCGGCGCATTTTCCCCGCTATGGATATCAAGCGCTCCGGAACCCGTAAAGAGGAACTTCTTCTCACCGAGGGAGAACTCAACCGTATCTGGATTCTCCGCCGTGTCATGGATCCCATGGGTACGTCCGAATCAATCGAATGGCTTTTGGAGAGGATCAGGGAAACCAAGAACAACAAGGAATTGCTCGAAGGCATGAGCGGGATAGTGTAAACATCCATCTTACCGCAATAAAAAGGGAGCCATAATGGCTCCCTTTTCGCATCATGGAGAGACAGATAGACAGAGTTACAAAGTGACAAAGTTACAGATAGACAGAGTTGCAAAGTTAAAAGACAAAACTCACCAAGTTTGCGCACATGAGGTTAGGAGGTGAGTTCTCTTCGAAGGTGAAAGTGAGATTCTTAAAACCTCACAGAAACGCTTTTTGCTCCACGAGTATTTTTCGCAGTTCGGCTGCCGGCACTGCGGTAGGAAGGATTTTTTTCTTTACACACAAAGCTGCGGCGGTGCCTCCGGCCTGCCCGATTGCCCAGACGATGGGCATGACCCGCAGGGATGAATGCGCCTCATGGGTGGATGAGATACACCGTGCGGCCACAATGACGTTGTCGATACCTTCAGGCACAAGGCAGCGGTAAGGAATCTGGTAGTACGTCCCCTCTTTCAACCGCTGGATAACAGTCCCCGTCCCGGATGGATTGTGAATATCGATATCGTATGAGCCGCAGGCGATTCCGTCATCGAAATGGCGTGCGCCGAGCACATCCTTCGCAATAAGGACATATTTCCCCATGACCCTGCGCGATTCGCGGACTCCGATCTGTGTTCCGGTCTTCATGAGGTAGGAGTTCTCAAATCCCGGCACCCTTTTTTTCAGGAACCTTGACATTTCCTCAACCTGACGGCGGCCCTCGATTTCCGCTTCCGTCATGGACCAGCCATCGAGGGCTGTTTTTCCGATGACCCGGGTGGTGTTGAAGTGGATCACATCATGATGGACAGTTCGGAATTTGAGCACATTCTCCCGGGGGTTTTTCACCTCGCCCCGCTGTTTCGCTTCATCATAGAGACGGTTTATTTCCTGGCCGTCGGGCATCTTTTTCACATCCACTCCCGCCATACGGAATGAAGCGGTCATGGGCTGGCAGGCGCTGTCCCCCTCACGGCCGATCTCGATTTTTGCCCCGGCCCAGGCGGCAATATCCCCGTCGCCGGTGGAGTCCACAAAGATATCCGCGCTCAAATCCTCGACGCCCCCCTTATGGAAAACTCGCAGCGCCTTTACGGCATTTCCCTTTTTGAG
The sequence above is drawn from the Candidatus Latescibacter sp. genome and encodes:
- a CDS encoding FAD-dependent oxidoreductase, giving the protein MEKFSNRRIFFKKLSLAGLVFSGMPGFSFAQSTGSAKQAKVKHWDIIVAGGGPGGVPAAVAAARNGARVLLLEKYGFLGGMATAALVLPYMKYTAGDAIIIRGLFEEFLDILQKNGGILEMQATAQDQIRLNTFTTDLQSRAHFDDEAMKWVLDRFVLDSGAELLLHAQAIGVLKKGNAVKALRVFHKGGVEDLSADIFVDSTGDGDIAAWAGAKIEIGREGDSACQPMTASFRMAGVDVKKMPDGQEINRLYDEAKQRGEVKNPRENVLKFRTVHHDVIHFNTTRVIGKTALDGWSMTEAEIEGRRQVEEMSRFLKKRVPGFENSYLMKTGTQIGVRESRRVMGKYVLIAKDVLGARHFDDGIACGSYDIDIHNPSGTGTVIQRLKEGTYYQIPYRCLVPEGIDNVIVAARCISSTHEAHSSLRVMPIVWAIGQAGGTAAALCVKKKILPTAVPAAELRKILVEQKAFL
- the rho gene encoding transcription termination factor Rho — encoded protein: MDIVELKKMTISALAAYAKSLNIESITGLKKADIIFKIIEAQTQQNGLIFADGVLEVLDDGYGFLRSPSYNYMPGPDDIYVSHSQIKRFDLKTGDTVSGQIRPPKDTERYFALLKIEAINYGSPELAKDRIFFDNLTPIHPDRKFNLETTPTEVNMRIMNLLCPIGFGQRGLIVAPPFTGKTMLIQKIANALTTNHPSIKLIVLLIDERPEEVTEMERAVRGEVIASTFDEPQQRHVQVADMVIEKAKRLVEHGNDVVILLDSITRLARAHNNVIPHSGKILSGGMDSNALTWPKKFFGAARNIEFGGSLTIIATTLIETGSRMDEVIYEEFKGRGNMEMVLDRKLSNRRIFPAMDIKRSGTRKEELLLTEGELNRIWILRRVMDPMGTSESIEWLLERIRETKNNKELLEGMSGIV
- a CDS encoding AAA family ATPase; its protein translation is MLIEKLKIRSFKSIVDLDISLGNVNVFIGANGSGKSNILEALGVLSAAAYGRVDDESLLRRGVRPGVPRLYKSAFPTIRIPPHIYFAAEAENASYAVSLLNSLDKPRPAWQFKTEELIGDSITLVSRGVRGKTDTARNKEQGLAALKVVELDPKSPAAELMQTLQDYAIYTPNTPTLRGMISDQQSRDPVGLSGGRLAEAVRDLKSWRAAKVDFIDDALDEMTGLIDWMSDFDTSTSAEPLLSSSIARGKLIIRFKDRYMREGRNTLTPYDASEGVLYILFSAVLAIYPFAPQCLAIDNLDQSLNPRLSQKLVKALCKWVIDNPYPRQFLFTAHNPALLDGLPLNDDRIRLFAVDRNDAGHTEVRRIEITDELKKLNEKWPLSRLWVMGHLGGVPNV